In the Parasteatoda tepidariorum isolate YZ-2023 chromosome 3, CAS_Ptep_4.0, whole genome shotgun sequence genome, one interval contains:
- the LOC107451500 gene encoding nucleolar protein 14 homolog, whose protein sequence is MEIDAYKIALKYVNNDWRKIKYRCVKNESASESNAKDRYDVARNMLLFDRKSVRSTEDIQPWKVLYNIKDFNLDFIVENVSNNEFMNDIVQDLHLLATRNSLDVAHKFRQMLSDEYEIFSYFRKQNMKRNFPTIETVVLLGMICRIYSTDATQHPVMLPAMIYMCDILHANFYPSYSNVIIRLYVCELLKNCISESRKFIPESIQFLKSVFDLALVENMKSHKFNLIITEKVSSEEIPTLQLFSKDKKLTRVSEKIGVIFTAASLTFCLATLYKEYPSSKFAFQPILDTLIQLPVHLYPVEMETLIRRLIECLRRETPPFRHLTQTTKPKSLKMFEPVFECQYESLEDYERQLKNLNTKDNKNKVKLNKEREKLKSVKQKIRKEERSLMKEIRRSAKTAAFVKLEKKLTLDAERLKKAAKIYNELAVQEHEFKKMMKKK, encoded by the coding sequence atGGAGATTGATGCCTATAAAATTGCcctaaaatatgtaaataatgattggagaaaaattaaataccgaTGTGTGAAAAATGAATCTGCTTCGGAGAGTAACGCCAAGGACAGGTATGACGTAGCTAGAAATATGTTGCTATTTGATAGAAAATCTGTTCGATCAACCGAAGACATTCAACCATGGAAGGTACTTTACAAcattaaagatttcaatttgGATTTCATCGTAGAGAATGTTTCTAACAACGAATTCATGAATGATATTGTGCAAGATCTGCATTTATTAGCCACAAGAAACAGTTTAGATGTAGCACATAAATTTAGACAGATGTTAAGTgatgaatatgaaatattttcatattttagaaaGCAAAACATGAAACGAAATTTTCCTACAATCGAAACTGTTGTTTTATTAGGTATGATTTGCAGAATTTATTCAACTGATGCAACGCAGCATCCCGTTATGCTACCTGCAATGATATATATGTGTGACATATTGCATGCGAACTTTTATCCATCTTATAGCAACGTCATTATTAGGCTTTACGTTTGTGAACTATTAAAGAATTGCATCTCTGAGTCAAGAAAATTTATCCCAGAAtctattcaatttttgaaaagtgtttttgaCTTAGCCTTGGTAGAAAACATGAAATCTCATAAGTTTAATCTGATCATTACCGAAAAAGTATCATCTGAAGAAATTCCAACCTTacaattgttttcaaaagataaaaaattaactagggTGAGTGAAAAAATTGGCGTTATTTTCACTGCCGCCTCTCTGACATTTTGTTTAGCTACCCTGTATAAGGAATACCCTTCATCCAAATTTGCATTCCAGCCAATATTAGACACCCTCATCCAGCTTCCTGTTCATCTTTATCCTGTAGAAATGGAGACGCTGATTAGAAGACTCATTGAATGTCTAAGGCGAGAGACTCCTCCCTTTCGCCATCTTACACAGACTACTAAACCGAAATCGTTAAAGATGTTTGAACCGGTGTTTGAGTGTCAATACGAGTCTCTTGAGGATTATGAACGCCaactaaaaaatctaaataccAAGGACAATAAGAACAAAGTAAAGCTCAACAAGGAGCGTGAAAAGTTAAAAAGCGTGAAgcagaaaattagaaaagaagaGAGGAGTCTTATGAAGGAAATCAGAAGATCTGCTAAGACTGCTGCATtcgttaaattagaaaaaaagctgACATTGGATGCAGAAAGGCTGAAAAAGGCGGCAAAAATATACAATGAACTTGCAGTGCAAGaacatgagtttaaaaaaatgatgaaaaagaaataa
- the LOC107451485 gene encoding uncharacterized protein — protein MIRLSFLLVCIFVYFNSFNYVSTFDDNHLTNEGATISCTCGKDILKKRINNVAVEEILENIIKSKLSSTSILYYPDVIRNHFLKCSMCKISVSKCWGRSSSKKYTCKERLAEFVIYKNETVTPEYRDMLKYAMKNITSHLAEYDGSPSIRIQKRDIVVYPLTVHIPIGGLNTTRRKRENDWCHYPTSLQTSDLTCTHYPSKVTCIQKCAFGHTLNEGKQLQYKCRESEDNWRPQNFQECQPYVDCTISLTSGGKGSCKTATLDRGPVCSVKCHKFEDKPGTKTNSYQCDINGHWSPRLPFCAAAGSGIHLVTAPKSRHG, from the exons ATGATTCGTCTATCCTTTTTATTGG tttgCATCTTTGTTTACTTCAATTCATTCAATTATGTTTCTACCTTTGATGACAATCATTTGACTAATGAAGGAGCAACGATATCTTGCACTTGcggaaaagatattttgaagaagCGCATCAATAA tgtAGCAGTGGAGGAAATCCTCGAAAACATCATCAAATCGAAATTGAGTTCAACAAGCATTCTGTATTATCCTGATGTAATTAgaaatcatttcttaaaatgttccATGTGTAAAATAAGCGTTTCGAAGTGTTGGGGCAGATCTAGcagtaaaaaatacacttgCAAGGAAA ggTTAGCAGAATTTGTAATCTACAAGAACGAAACAGTTACTCCGGAATACAGAG ACATGCTGAAATATGCTATGAAGAATATTACATCTCATCTTGCAGAATATGATG GTTCGCCTTCCATTCGTATCCAGAAAAGAGATATAGTGGTGTATCCTTTAACTGTCCATATACCAATTG gAGGTTTGAACACGACACGCAGAAAGAGAGAAAATGATTGGTGTCACTATCCTACTTCCCTGCAGACATCTGATTTAACCTGCACACATTATCCTTCAAAAGT AACGTGTATTCAGAAATGTGCTTTTGGTCATACGCTGAATGAAGGTAAACAGTTGCAATATAAATGCCGGGAGAGCGAAGATAACTGGCGACCACAGAATTTTCAAGAATGCCAAC CTTATGTTGATTGTACAATTTCTCTAACATCTGGTGGAAAGGGAAGCTGTAAGACTGCAACACTTGATCGTGGTCCAGTTTGCAGCGTGAAATGCCACAAATTCGAAGATAAACCAGGGACGAAAACAAATAGTTATCAATGTGACATCAATGGACATTGGTCACCACGTTTGCCTTTTTGCGCCGCTGCTGGATCAG